ACCAGCATTCGTGTGAACACGGCCAAAGCCGAAGTAGCTATTGCTTTAAATCCCGTTCCCTGGGCTGAGGCGGGTTTTTATCTGCCCGAGCGCCCCAGTTTCACCCTAGACCCTCTCATACACGCCGGGGCTTATTATGTGCAGGAGGCAAGCTCCATGTTTCTGGAGCAGGCACTAAAGCAGGTGCTGGACCTGGAGGAGCCGCTGCAGGTACTGGATCTTTGCGGCGCACCGGGAGGCAAATCTACGCACCTGGCCAGCCTGATCTCGAGGGACAGTCTGCTGGTTTCGAATGAAGTTATCCGCAGCAGGGCCTCCATACTTGCCGAAAATGTAGCTAAGTGGGGTAGCGGCAACGTGCTCGTCACCAGCAACGACCCACGTGACTTTGGCAGGTTACCACATTTCTTTGATGTAATGGTAGTGGATGCGCCCTGCAGCGGCGAAGGCATGTTTCGGAAAGACCCTGGGGCCATAGGGGAGTGGTCGGAGGAGAACGTGAACTTGTGTGCCCAGCGGCAGCAGCGGATTCTGATGGACGTGTGGGGAGCGCTGAAGCCCGGGGGAATACTCGTATACAGCACCTGCACCTGGAACGAACAGGAAAACGAGGCAAATATGAGTTGGCTATCGGAACAGGAGGGAGCCGCAAGTATAAAACTGGCACTGCAGCCGGAGTGGGGCGTGGTGCCAACACAACTGAATGGCGTCGAAGGCTACCGCTTTTACCCGCACCGCGTGCAGGGAGAGGGATTTTTTATGGCAGTGATGCGAAAAGCCGGCGAAGCTGAACCGATCAGCCATAGCAAAAACAAAAAGAAGAAGTATAAATTGACGGTGGCAGGCAAGAAGGAGAAAGCACTGGTAGAGCACTGGCTGCAGGAACCGGGCAGTTATACTTGGGTGCAGCATAATGAGATCATCTCCGCCATACCCGAAGCATTGTTTGAGGCGGCTGATGAAGTATACCAGCAACTGTACGTGCTCTATGCGGGCACAGAAGTAGCGGAAGTGAATGGGAAAAAGCTTAAGCCGCTGCAGGGCCTCGCACTCTCACAGCACCTGCACAAAAATGCTTTCAAAACGGCTGAACTAGACCTGGAGCAGGCACTTCGCTTCCTGCGAAGAGACGAAATTACCCTCGGCACCAGCGGCACCGATTGGCTGCTCCTGCAGTATAAAGGCCGCCCGCTGGGCTGGGCTAAGCAGATTGGAAACCGTCTAAATAACTACTACCCAAAAGAGTGGCGCATACGGATGGAACTGCCGCAGGTGTTGACTGAGACAGCTGTAGTATCTTAAATTGGACACAAGTAGCAGGACATAAGACTGATCCTATTGTGGTGCTAGTTCTCCTTTAGTGAATTAGCATTTCCAAACATATAAAAAAGCCGAAGCTAGTAAATACAGCTTCGGCTTTTTTATTGAAGCAGCGCTAAATTCATTTTATGCTGCTTTATGTCGTTTTTTTCAGAAGGAACACTATTCCACAAATAGCACAAGCCCTTTCAGGTATTCGCCCTCCGGATGAAAAATAGAAATAGGGTGATCCGCTGGCTGGGAAAGGTGGTGCATAATCTTGATCTTGCGGCCCGCGTCTATGGCGGCAGCCATTACGGTGTTGTTGAACAGGTATTTGTCTACCACCTGTGAGCAGGAGAAGGTAAAGAGAATGCCTCCCGGCTTTATTTTTTTCAGCGCTTCCGCATTCAGACGCTTGTAGCCCATCAGAGCGTTGTGGCGCACATTCTTGCTCTTGGCAAATGCTGGCGGGTCCAATATAATCACGTCATACTTGTCTTCCTTGCCCTTCATAAACTCAAAGGTATCCATGGCATAGGCAGCGTGTTTCTCCGGTGCCTGGCTAAGCTCAGCATTCTTGTCGGTCAGCTCAATAGCCTTCTTCGACACGTCCACCGAGTGCACCTCTTTTGCTCCCGCATTCAAGGAATATACAGAGAAGCCCCCAGTGTAGCAGAAGGTGTTTAGCACCGACTTGTCCTTTACGTAGCGGGAAAGCAAATCACGGTTTTCGCGCTGGTCGATGAAGAAGCCTGTTTTCTGGCCGCTCTCCCAATCCACGAAAAACTTATTGCCATTTTCCGTTACTACCACACCACCTTCAGACTTGCCGAAAAGGTAGCCGTTCTCCGCCTGAACCGGCGATTTCGGCGGCAGCGATTCTGCACTCTTATCATAGACTGCGCGCAGCCTGCCGCCATAGATTTCCTGCAACGCCTTCGAAATATGTTCGCGGATGCCGTACATTCCCAAAGAGTGGGTTTGCACCACGGCCGTGTCTTTGTAGAAGTCCACGATCAATCCGGGTACACCGTCTCCTTCGGCATACACCAGGCGATACACGTCCGTCTCAGGGTTATCTGTGAGGCCGAGGCGCTGGCGGTAATCGTAGGCTTTCTGCACTTTCTGTTTCCAGAAAGCATAATCCGGCTCCACCTGCTCAAAAGAGAAAATTCGCACGGCAATTGAGCCCAAGGCATAATGGCCCATGGCCAGAAACTCGCGTTTGCTGGAGTATACTTCCACCACGTCGCCCTCAGCTGGTTCGCCGTCTGCTTTACGAATCGCGCCCGAGAAAACCCAGGGGTGCTGGCGCTGCAGGGAATGCTCCTTGCCCGGAGCCAGGTATAGTTTTATAAATGACATGTTGCTTGCTCGTTGTTGATTGCTTTTTGTTTATACTTTAGATAACATGAAGTACAAATGTTTGCAAAGGTAGCTAATTCAGGGTTATTCATAAGTGTTGTGTAACAGAACAGCTTAGAATGCATCACATTATGATTCCCAACTCCACCAGTTTTGTGTAAAGTTTTTGCACTGGCAAGCCCACCACGTTGAAATAGGAGCCTTCGATGCGCTCAATTCCAATCATCCCGATCCACTCCTGTATACCGTAGGCACCAGCTTTATCGAAAGGCCTGTACTGCGTGATGTAGTAGTCTATCTCTGCTTCGCTTAGCCGTTTGAAGTACACACTGGTGCTGTCGTGGAAGACGTTTTTCTGCCCTTGCTTCAGGATGCAAACGCCTGTGATCACCTCATGTTGCTTACCGGATAAAGCCTGAAGCATTTCCTTTGCTTCGGCAAAATCGGCTGGCTTGTTCAACACCCGGTCGCCCAGGCAAACAATGGTATCAGCGGTTATCAGCACCTGATCTGTGATGTCCGAAGTATAGGCATCGGCTTTATGGGAGGCCAGGTATTCGGCCACCTGCTCCCGCTTCAGGTGCTCCGGAAAATCCTCGTGCACCTCTTTTACCAGCACTTCAAAAGAAAGGCCAAGGCTGGCGAGCAGTTCTTTTCTACGGGGGGAGTTAGAGGCAAGCAGCAGCGGCCGTTGTAAATTCATCTTCTTTAATTGAACCAAACAAGAATCCGCAAATTACTTTGGGATAGAAAAAAGTAGATTTCTGGGGCATCACCGAGCCGCTGTTGCACACCCGCTTCACCTGTTCCATCGACACATCATTTGTGATCAAGGCCAGATAAGCCTCGCCTTTATCGACTTTGCGAATGCAGGCCGTGAAGTTGCGTTCATAGCTTAAGCCCTCGTAGTCGCGCTGCTCCTGGCGGTAAATTCCCAGCACCTTCTCAAAAACAAAGTAATGCAGTACGGTCAGGTCCAGTTCCTTCACTTCAGACGGGAAATTCCACTCAATGGAGGGGTGCACCTCTGTCTTTAGCCTCAGCTTGTATGCTGCGCCATTCAAGTATAATCCGAAAGCCCACGGCTTGCCCACTATCACCTCATTCAGCTCATAAGGGTCCTCTTTCAGCGTAACGGTGAAATACTTCGAAAGGCGCTGCAGAAACTCCTCGTCAGATAGTGGCAACTTCCTGAGCAGGCGGTGCGTCGGAAGTATGCGCAGGTCATCGTGCTCAGAGTTTGTCAGGTACATGAGGTGGTAGTTGTAAGGCTCTGTTCCCGTATGGGCAGGATTCTCAGCCATGCATTTGCGCCGGTAAGCAAGCGAGCCGCCGTAACGGTGGTGCCCGTCAGCCAGCAGCACTTTTTTATCAGCTAGCGTATCCAGAAAAAGCTTGATAATGGCATGGTCATGGATAACCGCCAGCACATCCCGAACGCCCTGGTAGTCCTCGGTTTCATAGAGCGGCATGCGGATGCTTTCGTCCATGTAGGGCTCAAGTATAAAATCCGGGTCCGTGTACAGGCCATGGGTGGGGCTGCTGTTGAGTTCCGTGTGCTCCAGCAATTCAATACGGTCGTTTACTGCGCTCGGAATGGTGTTCTCGTGGCGCAGCAGCACTTTTTCGTGCCAGTCATAGGCTTTGATATTGCAGATAAAACCTTTACGTACATAGTCCTTGTCGCTGTTGGGCAGGCGGAAATATTGGTAATACACGTAAATGCCCGGTAGTTGATCCTGCAGCAGCACCCCTTTATCCTTCCATTGCTGCAAAAGCTGCGCTGCATTGGCTGCCGGTTCATCGCCGAGTGGCACCGAAAGATGAATACTGCTGATGGGGTTGCGGTACAAAGCCTCCCGTTGCTTGTCCGATACCACATCGAAAAGGGGGGAGGTGAGTTCTTCTATATTCAGGGTGTTGTTGTAGCGCCAGGCGCGCAGGGGTAGTATTTCAGCCATTCGTTCAGGTTTCTAAGTTTAAATCAGCCCAGTCTTTTGTGCCGGGTTTCAGGGAGCAAGGCGCTTCAGCTGCCACTTACCGTCCTCCTGTTCATAGAGAATGCGGTCGTGGAGCCGGTTCGGGCGTCCCTGCCAAAACTCCACAGCCTCTGGCTGCAGTTGAAAGCCCCCCCAGTGCGACGGCCTCGGAATAACATCAACCTCTGAAAATTGCTGCTTATACTTCTCATCCAGTTCCTCCAGTTCTTCGCGCGTTTGTATTACCTGGCTTTGGGGAGAGGCCCAGGCACCAATTTGGCTTCCTTGCGGGCGGCTGTGAAAGTATTCATCCGATACCTCGGGAGCCACTTTCACCACTTTGCCCTCCACGCGCACCTGCCGCTCCAAAGAGGGCCAGAAAAACGTGATGGCGGCGTAAGGAAACGCTTCCAGTTCCTGCCCCTTTCGGCTGTTGTAATTGGTGAAAAAGGTAAACCCGGCATCGTCGACTCCTTTTAAAAGCACCACGCGGGCGGAGGGCTTGCCTGCGGCACTCACCGTGGAAAGTACGAGTGCTGTGGGCTCGGGTGCCTCCGAGGTGATGGCCTCGTCGAGCCACACTTTAAATTGCTGCACCGGGTTCTCTGCCACCGAATCTTCGTTCAGCGCCTGCTGTGAGTAGTTGTTCCGGATATCGGCAATATTTTGTGATGAGGCCATAGCGATGTGATTTTGTCAAATTTAAAAAATAATCCGCTCCTGCTAAACATTTCTTCCCCTACCTGCTGCTAACATCCCAACTGAACAGAAGTTATAGCCACCAGGCAGCATTTAGACCTACGCGACTCCTACTATATCGAATGCTTTGCGTAAGAAGTATAAAATAGGTAAATTAAGGCAGTAGCACCCTTCTGCCCATGTTTTACGAGTGTAGACACGACAGATTGATGGAAGATAAAAAGCTGACGAAGCCGCAAAGCGGCAGCATACTTATATCGGAACCCTATATGGGGGATCCCAATTTTGAGCGCAGCGTGGTACTGCTGTGCAGCCATGAGGAAGAAGGCTCTTTTGGCCTCGTTTTAAACCGAGCCTCCACCTTAATGCTCTCTGATGTGCTGGACGTGTTCAGCGATGACTTTGACATGCTGCTTGGCATTGGAGGGCCGGTGCAGTACAACACCCTGCATTACATACACCGCATCCCGGACCTGCCTCAGGCGGTGAAACTGGCTGAAGACATTTACTGGGGCGGCGACTTTGAACTGCTGCGCACTATGATCGAAACAGGGTTAGTGGATAAGGATGATATCCGCTTCTTTTTGGGCTACTCTGGCTGGACGCCGGGGCAACTGCAGGAGGAAATCGACAAAAATGTTTGGATTGTAAATAACAATGCTGCAAATAAATTATTTAATTTGGAGACAGAAACCCTTTGGCGGAGCATTCTTCGCCAGATGGGGGGCAAGTTCAAGATGCTGAGCAACTACCCGGACGACCCGCGCCTGAACTAGCATTCCTTGTACTTAATAAAGTAGACATGACAACTGATAAAGACCCAATGGACACTACCGGAGCTGACATGAACAAACCTGTTGACCAGGAGAATTCTGCAGCGCAGCCAAATAGCGCGGAAAACGAGCCGCAGCCAGTACCAGCGCGTGCCGAGAGCACTCCTGAAGCCACCCCACAGGCACACGAAGCTGTGCCAAAGGAAGAGCAGCCTGAAATTTCCCCGGATTTGTCTACGCCGGAAGATGAGGCCAGATCAGAGAGTATTATCCAGGCAGAACTGGAGGCAACCGCCGTCATGACGGAAGAGGCTCCTGCCACGCCAGAAGCACAGGCCCTTGCCGAACCGGTAGCGGCGGGAACACCAACAGGCATAACAGAAACGGAAACCCCTGCTCAGCCAGTTGCCGCGGATCCCACGCAGCCAAACGCAACGGAAGCAACGCAACCGGATGATGAGCACGATGACGAAGAGGAGGACCATACGGATTACAGCCAGCTAAGCCTGGAGGAGCTGCGTCAACAGTTGCAGACGGTTCTGAAAGGACCTGATTCTATGCGCCGCCACCGTACTATAAACGAAATTCACCGGCAGTACGACCTCAAGTTTCAGGCTGAACGCCACCAGGCATTAGATAAATTTAAGGAAGAAGGCGGCACCGAAGAAGACTTCGACTATCATACTTCCAATGAGCACCAGGACCTGGAGAAACTGCTTGTCTCTTACCGTGACGCGCGGCACCAGCAGCGGCAGTCGCAGGAGGTGCAACGCAAAACCAACCTGGAGCGCAAAAAGCAAATACTGGCTCAGCTCCGCCAATTAGTAGAGTCTGCCGAGACAAAGAACAGCAACGACGAGCTGAAGCGGCTGCAGGAAGAGTGGAAGTCCATTGGCCAAGTGCCGGGTGGGGAGGCGCAGGAGCTGTGGGATTCGTATCATGCCCTGCTCGACATCTTCTACAACAACCGCAGCATGTTCTTCGAGATGAAGGAGCTGGACCGCAGACGTAACCTGGAAGCGAAAACGCAACTGGTGGAGCGGGCCGAGGCACTGCAGGAAGAGCAAAGTATAAACAAGGCCCTGGCTGAGCTTCGGCACCTGCACGAGGAGTGGAAAAACATTGGACCAGTGCCAAACGAGCAGCGCGATCCTATCTGGGAGCGATTTATCAAGGCCTCGGAAAAGGTGCACGAAAAGCGCCGCTCTTACAACGAGGAGCGCAACCAGCGCGAAACGCAGAACATGGCCGTAAAGCGTGGGCTGCTGGAGCGCCTGCAGCCCTATGCCACCTTCACCACGGACCGCATCAACGAGTGGCGCGACAAGACAGATGAGATACAGAAACTGAAAGAAGAATGGGATAAGGCCGGACTTGTACCGAAGGAGTATGCCGAGGAAGTGAACAAGACTTTCTGGAGCAACTACAAAGCCTTTTTCCTGCACAAAAACCAGTTTTTCAAAGCACTGGATGAGCAGAAGCTGCAAAACCTCCGCCTAAAAACGGAAATGTGCGAGGAAGCCGAAGCGCTAAAAGACAGCACCGATTGGAATGAGACAAAGGAAAAGCTGATACAGCTGCAGAAGCGCTGGAAAACCGTTGGCCGCGTACCTGATAAATACTCTGATAAAATATGGCAGCGTTTCCGCACTGCCTGCAACGAATTCTTCGACCGGAAGCAAACCCAGGAGCAGAGCCGTTCGGCTGAGCTGGAGAAATTATCAGCCGAGAAAATGGCTATCTGTGACAGAGTGGCAGAAAAGCTTGCGCAGCCAAATGCCACTGGCTCCATGGCGGAGTATGATGAAGTACTGCAGCAGTGGCGCGAAACAGACCAGAGCAGCAAGCGCAACAGCCCGAAAGTGGAGGATAAGTTTATCTCCCTGATGGGCAAGTACCTGGAGCGCGTGCCCGAGTTAAGTCTGGAGCAGCGCACGGAGATGTTGGTGAAGCTGCAGGTGGAGCGCCTGAAGCACAGCCCGGATGCAGGCCAAAAGCTGCAGCAGCGCGAGAACCACATCCGTCGGGAGATCACGCATTTGCAGAACGATATTCAGACGCTGCAAACAAACATCGACTTCTTTGCCCGCTCAAAGAATGCCGATAAGCTGCGCGCAGAGTATGAAGGCCGCATTGCAGACGCACAAAAACGCATTGATTTACTGCAGCAGCAGCTGAATGCCTTCAGAGGCTGATTTTTTTCGCCTGACTTTCAAAATCTTAACGAAAGTCAGGCGAAAAATTCTCCTTCACTATTTGCATAATAAAATCTT
Above is a window of Pontibacter akesuensis DNA encoding:
- a CDS encoding methyltransferase RsmF C-terminal domain-like protein, with product MQLPDSFSERMQHLLHSEFPAFQEALQQAPLTSIRVNTAKAEVAIALNPVPWAEAGFYLPERPSFTLDPLIHAGAYYVQEASSMFLEQALKQVLDLEEPLQVLDLCGAPGGKSTHLASLISRDSLLVSNEVIRSRASILAENVAKWGSGNVLVTSNDPRDFGRLPHFFDVMVVDAPCSGEGMFRKDPGAIGEWSEENVNLCAQRQQRILMDVWGALKPGGILVYSTCTWNEQENEANMSWLSEQEGAASIKLALQPEWGVVPTQLNGVEGYRFYPHRVQGEGFFMAVMRKAGEAEPISHSKNKKKKYKLTVAGKKEKALVEHWLQEPGSYTWVQHNEIISAIPEALFEAADEVYQQLYVLYAGTEVAEVNGKKLKPLQGLALSQHLHKNAFKTAELDLEQALRFLRRDEITLGTSGTDWLLLQYKGRPLGWAKQIGNRLNNYYPKEWRIRMELPQVLTETAVVS
- a CDS encoding class I SAM-dependent rRNA methyltransferase, encoding MSFIKLYLAPGKEHSLQRQHPWVFSGAIRKADGEPAEGDVVEVYSSKREFLAMGHYALGSIAVRIFSFEQVEPDYAFWKQKVQKAYDYRQRLGLTDNPETDVYRLVYAEGDGVPGLIVDFYKDTAVVQTHSLGMYGIREHISKALQEIYGGRLRAVYDKSAESLPPKSPVQAENGYLFGKSEGGVVVTENGNKFFVDWESGQKTGFFIDQRENRDLLSRYVKDKSVLNTFCYTGGFSVYSLNAGAKEVHSVDVSKKAIELTDKNAELSQAPEKHAAYAMDTFEFMKGKEDKYDVIILDPPAFAKSKNVRHNALMGYKRLNAEALKKIKPGGILFTFSCSQVVDKYLFNNTVMAAAIDAGRKIKIMHHLSQPADHPISIFHPEGEYLKGLVLFVE
- a CDS encoding Maf family nucleotide pyrophosphatase, whose protein sequence is MNLQRPLLLASNSPRRKELLASLGLSFEVLVKEVHEDFPEHLKREQVAEYLASHKADAYTSDITDQVLITADTIVCLGDRVLNKPADFAEAKEMLQALSGKQHEVITGVCILKQGQKNVFHDSTSVYFKRLSEAEIDYYITQYRPFDKAGAYGIQEWIGMIGIERIEGSYFNVVGLPVQKLYTKLVELGIIM
- a CDS encoding DUF1015 domain-containing protein, translating into MAEILPLRAWRYNNTLNIEELTSPLFDVVSDKQREALYRNPISSIHLSVPLGDEPAANAAQLLQQWKDKGVLLQDQLPGIYVYYQYFRLPNSDKDYVRKGFICNIKAYDWHEKVLLRHENTIPSAVNDRIELLEHTELNSSPTHGLYTDPDFILEPYMDESIRMPLYETEDYQGVRDVLAVIHDHAIIKLFLDTLADKKVLLADGHHRYGGSLAYRRKCMAENPAHTGTEPYNYHLMYLTNSEHDDLRILPTHRLLRKLPLSDEEFLQRLSKYFTVTLKEDPYELNEVIVGKPWAFGLYLNGAAYKLRLKTEVHPSIEWNFPSEVKELDLTVLHYFVFEKVLGIYRQEQRDYEGLSYERNFTACIRKVDKGEAYLALITNDVSMEQVKRVCNSGSVMPQKSTFFYPKVICGFLFGSIKEDEFTTAAAACL
- the pdxH gene encoding pyridoxamine 5'-phosphate oxidase is translated as MASSQNIADIRNNYSQQALNEDSVAENPVQQFKVWLDEAITSEAPEPTALVLSTVSAAGKPSARVVLLKGVDDAGFTFFTNYNSRKGQELEAFPYAAITFFWPSLERQVRVEGKVVKVAPEVSDEYFHSRPQGSQIGAWASPQSQVIQTREELEELDEKYKQQFSEVDVIPRPSHWGGFQLQPEAVEFWQGRPNRLHDRILYEQEDGKWQLKRLAP
- a CDS encoding YqgE/AlgH family protein, translating into MEDKKLTKPQSGSILISEPYMGDPNFERSVVLLCSHEEEGSFGLVLNRASTLMLSDVLDVFSDDFDMLLGIGGPVQYNTLHYIHRIPDLPQAVKLAEDIYWGGDFELLRTMIETGLVDKDDIRFFLGYSGWTPGQLQEEIDKNVWIVNNNAANKLFNLETETLWRSILRQMGGKFKMLSNYPDDPRLN
- a CDS encoding DUF349 domain-containing protein, with translation MTTDKDPMDTTGADMNKPVDQENSAAQPNSAENEPQPVPARAESTPEATPQAHEAVPKEEQPEISPDLSTPEDEARSESIIQAELEATAVMTEEAPATPEAQALAEPVAAGTPTGITETETPAQPVAADPTQPNATEATQPDDEHDDEEEDHTDYSQLSLEELRQQLQTVLKGPDSMRRHRTINEIHRQYDLKFQAERHQALDKFKEEGGTEEDFDYHTSNEHQDLEKLLVSYRDARHQQRQSQEVQRKTNLERKKQILAQLRQLVESAETKNSNDELKRLQEEWKSIGQVPGGEAQELWDSYHALLDIFYNNRSMFFEMKELDRRRNLEAKTQLVERAEALQEEQSINKALAELRHLHEEWKNIGPVPNEQRDPIWERFIKASEKVHEKRRSYNEERNQRETQNMAVKRGLLERLQPYATFTTDRINEWRDKTDEIQKLKEEWDKAGLVPKEYAEEVNKTFWSNYKAFFLHKNQFFKALDEQKLQNLRLKTEMCEEAEALKDSTDWNETKEKLIQLQKRWKTVGRVPDKYSDKIWQRFRTACNEFFDRKQTQEQSRSAELEKLSAEKMAICDRVAEKLAQPNATGSMAEYDEVLQQWRETDQSSKRNSPKVEDKFISLMGKYLERVPELSLEQRTEMLVKLQVERLKHSPDAGQKLQQRENHIRREITHLQNDIQTLQTNIDFFARSKNADKLRAEYEGRIADAQKRIDLLQQQLNAFRG